The following coding sequences are from one Diadema setosum chromosome 9, eeDiaSeto1, whole genome shotgun sequence window:
- the LOC140232474 gene encoding uncharacterized protein, with protein sequence MAAQVRYRRIPQEDRERIIEAFEGNNLDYLELADTLGIKRSTARSIVATYLRTGRRNKLPRAGERNVKMDDEMRARLQHIVDNNPLATLEQMKRDLQAVFTQKPPVSVSTIARALDGMLITSKLAEDVPDARNSPRILDMRVEYAQWFMAEGVVAHCVFIDETGYNIWTRRSFGRAPRGIPARRVVHGQRGRNCNVTFAVSSEVGLVHHTIASETVTRDTFEAFLATTAHECDNVFPPNEDVYLIYDNARPHVRAQLPDDASPRIHLKRLPPYSPFLNCVEMAHSAFKAAIKRDLARPELQQRLGDRGAAQEAGVNLQEWRINLIQQAARRNTDAITQEKAIRWFNHTQTYLPRCLARQEIDG encoded by the coding sequence atggcagcacaagtcagatacaggcgtatccctcaagaagacagggaaagaatcatagaagcatttgagggtaataaccttgactatctagaactggccgacacactcggaataaaaCGCTCAACGGCCAGATCAATTGTGGCCACCTATCTTAGGACAGGAAGACGCAATAAGTTGCCAAGGGCAGGCGAGCGAAACGTGAAGATGGATGACGAAATGAGAGCTCGTCTCCAACACATTGTGGACAATAACCCCTTAGCCACCCTTGAGCAAATGAAGAGAGATCTACAGGCAGTCTTTACGCAGAAGCCCCCTGTATCTGTCTCCACCATTGCAAGAGCACTGGATGGAATGCTCATCACCTCTAAACTAGCTGAGGATGTTCCTGATGCTAGAAATTCGCCGAGAATCCTAGACATGCGCGTGGAGTATGCACAGTGGTTCATGGCCGAGGGTGTCGTTGCACACTGCGTTTTCATCGATGAGACCGGATACAACATCTGGACAAGACGATCTTTTGGGAGAGCCCCACGAGGGATCCCTGCACGTCGAGTAGTACATGGCCAACGCGGTCGGAACTGCAATGTCACTTTTGCAGTTTCTAGTGAGGTTGGGCTTGTTCACCACACCATTGCATCCGAAACCGTAACGAGGGACACATTCGAGGCTTTCCTGGCTACCACCGCCCATGAATGCGACAATGTTTTCCCTCCGAATGAGGATGTGTACCTGATCTATGACAACGCACGTCCTCACGTCAGAGCTCAACTACCTGATGATGCGAGCCCGAGGATTCATTTGAAGCGTCTTCCTCCCTATTCTCCGTTTCTCAACTGCGTGGAGATGGCCCATTCTGCATTCAAGGCAGCCATCAAAAGAGATCTGGCCCGCCCGGAGTTGCAGCAGAGGCTAGGAGACAGAGGGGCAGCACAAGAAGCTGGGGTTAACCTCCAGGAGTGGAGAATCAACCTCATTCAGCAGGCAGCTCGGCGAAATACAGACGCCATAACACAAGAGAAGGCCATCCGGTGGTTTAACCACACTCAGACCTACCTCCCAAGATGCCTGGCCCGCCAagaaattgatggctag